The Chryseolinea soli genome contains a region encoding:
- a CDS encoding FecR family protein, which translates to MKDYEGFTADEFASDDDFIRWVTAPGTRPDLDKFWKEWIATHPAQMDEIEEARLMIQAVMEEPQFLPAQDLQDKVWQRIRQTAQVPEPAPQPVSLWSHWYSKAAAVAIILGLGWWVSHQSRTFHMTNVKIAQGDGVVLKTKENDTSLPITIELDDQSIVVLQPGSQLQYPEHFKKGVREVDLVGEAFFEVKKDPDRPFLVYTDEIVTRVLGTSFTVRNYPADVRVSVKTGKVSVLKDSNANESQEASGTVEGVILTPNQQVVYARQEKKMTKSLVEDPNVLTPVAKQEFEFTDTSVATVFQAIKDAYGVEIVYDEQVLANCHLTASLTDVSLHDKLSLICKAINATYAIIDSHIVIYGKGCANP; encoded by the coding sequence ATGAAAGACTACGAAGGATTTACAGCCGACGAATTTGCCAGTGATGATGACTTCATTCGTTGGGTAACGGCCCCCGGAACACGTCCGGACCTGGACAAGTTCTGGAAGGAATGGATCGCCACGCATCCGGCGCAAATGGACGAGATCGAAGAAGCGCGGCTCATGATACAAGCCGTGATGGAGGAACCCCAATTCCTGCCCGCCCAGGACCTGCAAGACAAGGTCTGGCAACGCATCCGCCAAACCGCGCAAGTTCCTGAACCGGCACCCCAGCCGGTAAGCCTGTGGAGCCATTGGTACAGCAAAGCGGCCGCGGTCGCTATCATCCTTGGACTGGGATGGTGGGTCTCGCACCAGTCGCGCACCTTTCACATGACGAATGTCAAAATAGCGCAAGGTGATGGCGTGGTCCTCAAAACGAAAGAGAACGACACGTCACTGCCGATCACCATCGAACTGGACGATCAAAGCATTGTCGTGCTGCAACCCGGAAGCCAGCTTCAATATCCGGAGCATTTCAAAAAAGGTGTGCGCGAAGTAGACCTGGTAGGGGAGGCTTTTTTTGAAGTAAAAAAAGATCCGGACAGACCTTTCCTGGTGTATACCGACGAGATCGTCACCCGCGTGTTGGGCACGAGCTTCACGGTGAGAAACTACCCGGCCGATGTGCGGGTGAGTGTGAAGACCGGAAAAGTGTCGGTGTTAAAGGATTCGAATGCCAACGAATCACAAGAGGCCAGTGGCACTGTCGAAGGGGTTATTCTCACCCCAAACCAGCAGGTCGTGTATGCGCGCCAGGAAAAAAAGATGACCAAGTCGTTGGTGGAAGACCCCAACGTGCTGACGCCGGTGGCCAAGCAGGAGTTTGAATTTACAGATACCTCCGTGGCCACGGTCTTCCAGGCCATCAAAGATGCCTACGGTGTGGAGATCGTCTACGACGAGCAGGTGCTGGCCAATTGCCACCTCACCGCGTCGCTCACCGATGTTTCCCTGCACGACAAGCTGTCGCTCATTTGTAAAGCCATCAATGCCACGTATGCCATCATCGATTCGCACATTGTGATCTACGGAAAAGGGTGTGCCAATCCTTAA
- a CDS encoding RNA polymerase sigma factor has protein sequence MDLELKKWDAMRAGDGEAFAWLYAKYFKLLYNYGRKIGAGDAALQDAIHDLFVDLWRFRDNLSETTSVRFYLYRSIRRRLVRNDASRSFFTADGIVIEDALQVSTPSLEENLIDEEKQNQRLKRLKKLLNDLTPRQYEALVLRFYDELSFEEIGSVLQVNEQSARNLVQRGLAQMKQYAKYVLSLCCLFLF, from the coding sequence ATGGATCTGGAGCTGAAGAAATGGGACGCTATGCGCGCGGGTGACGGAGAGGCTTTTGCCTGGCTCTACGCAAAATATTTTAAGCTGCTATACAACTACGGAAGAAAGATCGGCGCCGGCGATGCCGCGTTGCAAGATGCCATCCACGATCTGTTTGTGGACCTGTGGCGCTTCCGTGATAATCTTTCTGAGACCACTTCCGTTCGCTTCTACTTGTATCGTTCCATTCGTCGCAGACTGGTTCGCAACGATGCGTCGCGTTCGTTCTTCACGGCCGACGGCATTGTGATCGAAGATGCCCTGCAGGTATCCACGCCCTCGCTGGAAGAAAACCTGATCGATGAAGAAAAACAAAACCAGCGTCTCAAGCGCCTCAAGAAACTCCTGAACGATTTGACACCGCGCCAATACGAAGCCCTGGTGCTGCGGTTCTATGATGAACTGTCGTTCGAGGAAATCGGGTCGGTTTTGCAGGTGAACGAGCAATCGGCGCGCAACCTCGTGCAGCGCGGCCTGGCGCAGATGAAGCAGTATGCCAAATATGTGCTCTCGCTTTGCTGCCTGTTTCTTTTTTAA
- a CDS encoding SRPBCC domain-containing protein, whose amino-acid sequence MSAPLIVKSSITIHASATKVWDVLTKSEYTEQYMFGCTIDSDWKIGGPFLWKGVFDGKELVAVKGTLVEKEDARLLAYTTFDPNTPMEDIPANYTTVTYTLQPHEDEMLLTVTQGDFANVADSERRYKETYNNGEGWNPILVQVKALAEAQ is encoded by the coding sequence ATGAGCGCTCCCCTGATAGTAAAAAGTTCGATCACCATTCACGCCTCGGCCACCAAGGTTTGGGATGTACTGACCAAGTCGGAGTATACCGAACAGTATATGTTCGGTTGTACCATCGACTCCGATTGGAAGATCGGCGGACCCTTTCTTTGGAAGGGCGTATTCGATGGAAAGGAATTGGTAGCGGTGAAAGGCACGCTGGTGGAAAAAGAAGACGCAAGGCTTCTGGCCTATACAACCTTCGACCCCAACACGCCGATGGAGGACATCCCGGCGAACTATACCACCGTGACCTATACCCTGCAGCCGCACGAGGATGAAATGTTACTCACGGTGACCCAAGGCGACTTCGCGAACGTGGCGGATAGCGAACGTCGTTACAAAGAAACCTATAACAATGGCGAGGGCTGGAACCCGATATTGGTGCAGGTCAAAGCCTTGGCGGAAGCCCAGTAA
- a CDS encoding ankyrin repeat domain-containing protein has protein sequence MDMLTKITDGRTDLVFDFVAQDHAATFADSRGTSLMAWCAYYGDVSAIKFLLSKGASLSDLGANYDLNGAAFHGHWRLCQFLLEQGADANHPLPDTGETPLHAALCKANRQAYNIVVEVLLSNGADPNRRTKPRVETGCFMRDVWTKEETPLHRAAAFGDADVIQRLLDAGADKTAKDMYGESPLSWASWHLRPGKILALLAHGDYTIHESHIRKNISDHGLGWGNGMEVNLLGKAHR, from the coding sequence ATGGACATGCTGACCAAAATAACCGACGGTCGTACAGACTTGGTGTTCGATTTCGTTGCACAAGATCACGCCGCTACGTTCGCGGACAGTCGTGGCACTTCGCTCATGGCCTGGTGTGCCTACTACGGTGACGTGAGCGCCATAAAATTTTTGCTGTCGAAGGGAGCGTCCCTGTCTGACCTGGGGGCGAACTATGATTTGAATGGCGCAGCGTTTCACGGTCATTGGAGGCTTTGTCAATTTTTATTGGAGCAGGGTGCAGATGCAAACCATCCGTTGCCCGATACTGGCGAGACACCGCTGCACGCCGCGTTGTGCAAGGCCAACCGTCAGGCCTACAACATCGTAGTCGAGGTGTTGCTGTCCAACGGTGCAGATCCCAACCGTCGCACAAAACCTCGTGTGGAAACCGGTTGCTTCATGCGCGACGTGTGGACGAAAGAGGAGACACCCTTGCACCGCGCTGCGGCATTCGGAGACGCCGACGTCATCCAAAGGTTGCTGGACGCCGGCGCGGATAAGACCGCGAAAGACATGTACGGCGAGTCGCCGTTGAGTTGGGCCAGCTGGCACCTGCGTCCGGGAAAGATCCTTGCCCTGCTGGCGCATGGCGACTACACTATTCATGAAAGCCACATCCGGAAAAATATCAGCGATCATGGTTTGGGGTGGGGCAATGGGATGGAAGTGAATCTCCTGGGAAAAGCACACCGGTAA
- a CDS encoding OmpH family outer membrane protein, with protein MKSSSFLKKLTLVCTGLLMAFASSAQPGPVKSGFARVEYILSQLPEIRQIESTMQSLQKQLENQVQAKNEELKKKYAEFIKIGPTAPEAVRNNAQRELQQLQENLEILQQDAQTTLEKKQTQLIEPVYVKIGKTIEDVAKENGFQLVFSDQTGGGRMLLYGDPLLDISDLVLKKMGVVAKTPGNGTGN; from the coding sequence ATGAAATCCTCATCGTTTTTGAAGAAACTCACTTTGGTATGCACCGGCCTGCTCATGGCGTTCGCCAGCAGCGCGCAGCCCGGTCCCGTTAAATCCGGTTTTGCCCGCGTGGAGTACATCCTTAGCCAGCTTCCGGAAATCCGTCAAATCGAGTCCACCATGCAGTCGTTACAAAAGCAACTGGAGAATCAAGTCCAAGCCAAGAATGAAGAGCTGAAAAAGAAATACGCCGAGTTTATAAAAATAGGTCCAACGGCTCCCGAGGCCGTTCGCAACAATGCGCAGCGCGAATTGCAACAACTACAGGAAAACCTGGAAATCCTTCAGCAAGACGCACAGACTACGCTGGAAAAGAAACAAACGCAATTGATCGAACCCGTGTATGTAAAGATCGGTAAGACCATCGAGGACGTCGCCAAGGAAAACGGTTTTCAACTCGTTTTCAGTGACCAGACCGGGGGTGGACGTATGTTGCTATATGGCGACCCTTTATTGGATATTTCGGATCTGGTTCTGAAAAAAATGGGCGTTGTCGCCAAGACACCGGGAAATGGAACAGGAAATTGA
- a CDS encoding AI-2E family transporter — translation MNENKNLAAAAYGVLLILGTIALLVIGQRLWVPLTWAFLFSFILHPLCCFLERRRIGRTTASLFSVLIFCFVSGFILVYLIYEAVRILEHEPVLYSKMKEQIMDLMTRIQTSTGVTLYDPSAEGKSASDPILKALPWLAGKVSMIGEDLVTLLLVPIYLFFMLAFRGNIKRFVRHRFERDHLEFLGLLLKNSRTSIQSYLSGTLLLTGVIALVTFVILLALGVRHAFFFSVFYAVLSLIPYIGHLIAFVVILLFAWVTKDSALSVVLIAVALYIVNLSQENFLRPKLIGSKMEMNSMVVFTAVVVGGMIWGLSGMVLFIPLLGVVKALTVSHHALKPYTTLFEP, via the coding sequence ATGAACGAAAATAAAAATCTCGCAGCGGCCGCGTATGGAGTGCTGCTCATCTTAGGCACCATTGCGCTATTGGTCATCGGGCAACGATTGTGGGTGCCGCTCACCTGGGCATTCTTGTTCTCTTTCATTCTCCACCCTTTGTGTTGCTTCCTCGAAAGACGACGCATCGGCCGGACCACCGCTTCGTTGTTTTCGGTGTTGATCTTTTGTTTTGTGAGCGGCTTTATTCTGGTCTACCTGATCTATGAGGCGGTGCGAATATTGGAGCACGAACCTGTTCTGTATTCCAAAATGAAAGAACAGATCATGGATTTGATGACCAGGATCCAAACGTCAACGGGCGTGACACTTTACGACCCATCTGCCGAAGGCAAGTCAGCCAGCGATCCCATTCTCAAAGCTTTGCCGTGGCTGGCGGGCAAAGTAAGCATGATTGGAGAAGACCTGGTCACGTTGTTGCTGGTGCCGATCTATCTTTTTTTCATGCTGGCGTTCCGGGGCAACATCAAACGCTTTGTCCGGCACCGGTTTGAGCGCGATCACCTGGAGTTCCTGGGGCTGTTGCTAAAAAACTCGCGAACTTCCATTCAGAGCTATCTTTCGGGAACGCTGTTGCTCACCGGCGTCATCGCACTGGTCACGTTTGTTATCCTGCTGGCCCTGGGCGTGCGGCATGCGTTTTTCTTTAGTGTGTTCTACGCGGTATTGAGCTTGATCCCTTATATCGGCCATTTGATCGCCTTTGTAGTCATCCTGCTCTTTGCCTGGGTGACAAAGGATTCCGCTTTGTCGGTTGTGCTAATAGCCGTAGCGTTGTACATCGTGAACCTGAGCCAGGAGAACTTCCTCCGCCCCAAGCTGATCGGCAGCAAAATGGAAATGAACTCCATGGTCGTTTTCACCGCCGTGGTCGTGGGGGGCATGATTTGGGGATTGTCGGGCATGGTGCTGTTCATCCCGTTGCTGGGCGTGGTGAAGGCACTTACGGTGAGTCACCACGCGCTGAAGCCGTATACGACACTCTTCGAACCTTGA
- a CDS encoding nuclear transport factor 2 family protein, with the protein MKKISTFVFLMTSVAFQNYAQQPATPPQPDQVVREFLFGVQQHDREKVKSMLHPQVQWEQPGNNRLSGTKKSADEVMEMGRIMGEWSERTLRLSSIEQCGTNGNTVAVRLRWTAAQPTGKVLDVGNVDIYTVENGKITHARIYSEDIFQEDRFWGK; encoded by the coding sequence ATGAAAAAGATAAGCACCTTTGTTTTCCTGATGACCAGTGTGGCATTTCAGAACTATGCGCAACAACCGGCCACGCCACCCCAACCCGACCAGGTGGTTCGCGAATTTCTCTTCGGCGTGCAGCAACACGATCGCGAAAAAGTAAAATCAATGCTGCATCCCCAGGTGCAATGGGAGCAACCCGGCAACAACCGTCTATCCGGAACCAAAAAATCCGCTGATGAGGTCATGGAAATGGGCCGCATCATGGGCGAATGGTCCGAGAGAACGCTACGGCTTTCGTCGATCGAGCAATGCGGCACAAACGGCAACACCGTGGCCGTACGCCTCCGCTGGACAGCGGCACAGCCAACGGGAAAAGTGCTCGACGTGGGAAACGTCGATATCTACACGGTAGAGAATGGAAAGATCACGCATGCCAGGATCTATTCGGAGGATATCTTTCAGGAGGATAGGTTCTGGGGAAAATGA
- a CDS encoding AraC family transcriptional regulator — translation MEAHQRQFILSLLGYAVQKGVSPQPLCKLAQVNLEALQKGKADALTPKQTSDLWLHASRLCNDPLFGLHFGESLQLAALGVVGQIIQASNTVGDALTIANSLSYLVTDLFTMEVKHGPKTFSIQLIPRPQAEQEWPFLFTQLRDMLMVFIIHELDGLLLVKIHPTSVKFPYPNGTDLTEYERVLRCKPSRKGDTYALEFDKRYWSEPILTANYELQSLLLKTVNRGTPALKSKPALQNRIQEYLMANAYLGILSLDDVASNFNVSTRSLQRKLKEENVTFQELADTVRKALALEYVKKGDHPIKEISHMLGYNELSAFSRAFKRWTGKTPSHLA, via the coding sequence ATGGAAGCACATCAACGACAATTTATTCTCAGCCTGCTCGGCTATGCGGTGCAGAAAGGTGTATCGCCACAGCCCTTATGCAAGCTGGCGCAAGTGAACCTGGAGGCTCTACAAAAAGGAAAGGCAGATGCCCTGACACCAAAACAAACGAGCGACCTCTGGCTCCACGCCAGCCGGCTTTGTAACGACCCCTTGTTCGGTTTGCATTTTGGCGAATCGCTGCAACTCGCCGCGCTCGGTGTGGTGGGGCAGATCATCCAGGCCAGCAACACCGTGGGCGACGCGTTGACGATCGCCAACTCGCTCAGCTACCTCGTCACAGACCTGTTCACTATGGAGGTGAAGCACGGCCCAAAAACATTTAGCATTCAACTTATACCACGTCCACAGGCCGAGCAAGAATGGCCTTTCCTCTTTACTCAACTGCGCGACATGCTCATGGTTTTCATCATTCACGAATTGGACGGCTTGCTGCTGGTAAAGATCCATCCTACGTCGGTGAAATTTCCCTATCCGAATGGAACCGACCTCACCGAATATGAAAGAGTGTTGCGTTGCAAGCCCTCGCGCAAAGGCGACACCTATGCATTGGAATTTGATAAACGCTATTGGAGTGAACCCATTCTTACGGCGAACTACGAATTGCAAAGTCTTCTCCTCAAGACGGTGAATCGCGGCACGCCGGCATTGAAATCCAAACCAGCCTTACAGAATCGAATTCAGGAATACCTCATGGCCAATGCTTACCTCGGCATTCTTTCGTTGGACGATGTGGCTTCCAATTTCAACGTGAGCACGCGGAGCCTTCAACGAAAATTAAAAGAAGAAAACGTGACCTTCCAGGAACTGGCCGACACCGTGCGGAAGGCGTTGGCACTGGAATATGTAAAGAAGGGCGATCATCCCATCAAGGAAATATCACACATGCTGGGCTATAATGAGTTGAGTGCGTTCTCGCGGGCGTTCAAGCGATGGACGGGCAAAACACCTTCCCACCTGGCGTGA
- a CDS encoding LIC11966 family surface protein, whose translation MTAVEHMTFLSGQEETLSLKYLSYMSEVAHGVRAKKMEKRRQELIAAVRLAIREGNKLRPFEGDASLRNAYVNYWTVLLSIFNEDYSKIIDMEEVAERSYDAMESYLLLQDKVDEKLKEAYNKVPEAYQTFAASHNVQLTQGQSTKLDRKLNETSRVNNYARQLFLISFKSSVQESNMIDALNKADLNGMEQSKNALKLYSEEGLSRLDTLKPYNGDASLVTACRKVLEFQKNESSRISVLSDYMLKREEFEKIKKAFDAKPASSRKQADVDAYNKSLDAMNKGINDFNKTNDELNKGRDKVMQNWDAARKRFLDQHVPHK comes from the coding sequence ATGACCGCCGTCGAGCATATGACGTTCCTCTCGGGTCAGGAAGAAACCCTGTCGTTAAAATATTTGAGCTACATGAGCGAAGTAGCCCACGGGGTGCGCGCCAAAAAGATGGAAAAGCGACGCCAGGAACTTATTGCCGCCGTGCGTTTGGCCATCCGCGAAGGCAACAAGCTCAGACCTTTTGAAGGCGATGCATCCCTGCGCAATGCTTATGTAAACTATTGGACGGTGTTGCTCTCCATTTTCAACGAAGACTATAGCAAGATCATCGATATGGAAGAAGTGGCCGAGCGCTCCTATGATGCCATGGAAAGTTATTTGCTGTTACAGGATAAAGTGGACGAAAAACTGAAGGAAGCCTACAACAAGGTGCCCGAGGCATACCAGACGTTCGCGGCCAGCCACAACGTGCAGCTCACCCAAGGCCAGAGCACGAAGTTGGATCGCAAGCTCAACGAGACCAGCAGGGTCAACAACTATGCCCGGCAACTTTTCCTGATCAGCTTCAAAAGCAGCGTGCAGGAAAGCAACATGATCGATGCCTTGAACAAAGCAGATTTGAACGGCATGGAGCAAAGCAAGAATGCATTGAAGCTATATTCGGAAGAAGGCCTGAGCCGTCTCGATACGTTGAAACCGTATAACGGCGACGCCTCCCTGGTCACCGCCTGCCGCAAGGTCCTGGAATTTCAAAAAAATGAATCATCGCGCATCTCTGTGTTGTCCGACTATATGCTGAAACGCGAGGAGTTTGAAAAAATAAAAAAAGCCTTCGACGCCAAGCCCGCCTCCAGCCGCAAACAGGCGGATGTGGATGCCTACAACAAGAGTCTCGACGCCATGAACAAAGGCATCAACGACTTTAACAAAACAAACGATGAGTTGAACAAAGGCCGTGACAAGGTGATGCAAAACTGGGACGCTGCCCGCAAGCGCTTCCTCGATCAACACGTTCCCCATAAATAA
- a CDS encoding carboxy terminal-processing peptidase, protein MSRYFFRIVLGPSAMALGWMCALTATAQSATNFKTEAFLLKNVIQQKHFSPPAINDAFSAVVFDNFLDDLDPDRMLFTEADIQTLKPFRDKIDDELNGKNWSFLSTVAQTYKKCLARSSSSILQYTQGPFDFSTKEYYVSDTTWAKDETALNVRWRLALKYETLARLAEMKTKFPNERPEEFLKKHEPEVRGKVKTNNIARGKRILFHPSGYENYVGVAFLHAMAGSADAHTAYMSPKDMETFMASLSTQGLYFGVTLKDNEWGDAVVDRLAPGGPAWKSGQVFVGDIIQRLRWDGGDWIDLSGMDLDEVGAIMDESNHLSLDFELKNVSGEQKIVTLRKEKISDEENVVRSFVIDGEKKIGYIFLPGFYSNWGDAGGSRCANDVAKAIIKLKKENINGLILDVRFNGGGSLEEAVALAGIFIDAGPIGVMKNRAGEIVSVKDVNRGTIYDGPLVLMVNALSASASDFLAAALQDYHRAIVVGSRTYGKATAQEIFSLDPKSTAANFASVKNLYGYASVTHEKIYRITGKTAQRMGVTPDIALPDVLDVLGLREEDQAQTLPSDSVQKKTYYQPLALLPIAYLEAKSQKRVATVEAFKTLTAYGQLLEKNDDPVPLFWADFMTLRDKHMQIVQNLEKEREAPAPYTVNSTGFEQERLAMDEYTRNLHAAWIKKMQQDISLEEAFHILCDYITTFKK, encoded by the coding sequence ATGTCCCGTTATTTCTTCCGAATTGTGCTTGGCCCCAGCGCGATGGCCTTGGGATGGATGTGTGCCCTCACCGCCACGGCGCAGTCGGCCACGAATTTCAAGACCGAAGCGTTCCTGTTAAAGAACGTTATTCAACAAAAACATTTCAGTCCTCCCGCGATCAACGATGCGTTCTCTGCCGTGGTGTTCGATAATTTTCTCGACGACCTCGATCCGGATCGCATGCTCTTCACCGAAGCCGACATCCAAACCCTCAAACCCTTCCGCGACAAGATCGACGATGAACTGAACGGCAAGAATTGGAGCTTCCTCTCCACGGTTGCCCAAACCTACAAGAAATGTCTCGCCCGGTCGTCGTCCAGCATTCTGCAATACACCCAGGGACCCTTTGATTTCAGTACGAAAGAGTATTACGTGAGTGATACCACCTGGGCAAAAGATGAAACGGCGCTGAACGTCCGGTGGCGCCTGGCACTCAAGTACGAGACCCTTGCACGCCTCGCGGAAATGAAAACAAAATTCCCCAACGAACGGCCCGAGGAATTTTTGAAGAAACACGAGCCGGAAGTGCGCGGCAAGGTGAAGACAAACAACATCGCCCGGGGCAAGCGCATTCTCTTTCATCCTTCGGGTTATGAAAATTATGTCGGAGTTGCGTTTCTGCACGCGATGGCCGGCAGCGCCGATGCACATACCGCCTACATGTCGCCCAAAGACATGGAAACGTTCATGGCCTCGCTGAGCACGCAAGGGCTTTATTTTGGGGTGACGCTAAAAGACAACGAATGGGGTGATGCAGTCGTCGACCGGCTTGCGCCCGGAGGTCCGGCGTGGAAATCGGGACAGGTATTTGTGGGTGACATCATTCAACGCCTGCGCTGGGATGGAGGCGACTGGATCGATCTCAGCGGCATGGACCTCGACGAGGTCGGGGCCATCATGGACGAGTCCAACCACCTGAGCCTGGATTTTGAATTGAAGAACGTGAGCGGCGAACAAAAAATAGTGACGCTGCGCAAAGAGAAAATATCGGACGAAGAAAATGTGGTCCGCAGTTTTGTGATCGACGGAGAAAAAAAGATCGGCTATATTTTTCTGCCGGGATTTTATTCCAACTGGGGCGATGCCGGTGGTTCGCGGTGTGCCAACGATGTGGCGAAGGCCATCATCAAACTCAAAAAAGAAAACATCAACGGACTCATTCTCGATGTGCGGTTCAACGGCGGTGGATCGCTGGAAGAAGCCGTGGCCCTTGCCGGGATCTTTATTGATGCAGGCCCCATTGGTGTGATGAAGAACCGCGCCGGTGAGATCGTGTCGGTGAAAGACGTGAACCGCGGCACGATCTACGACGGCCCGCTGGTGCTCATGGTGAATGCCTTGAGCGCGTCGGCATCCGATTTTTTGGCGGCCGCCTTGCAAGATTATCATCGCGCGATCGTCGTGGGAAGCCGCACCTACGGGAAAGCCACGGCGCAGGAAATATTTTCGCTCGATCCGAAAAGCACGGCCGCGAATTTTGCCTCCGTGAAGAACCTGTACGGCTATGCTTCGGTGACCCACGAAAAGATCTATCGCATCACGGGTAAGACCGCCCAGCGCATGGGCGTAACACCGGACATCGCGCTCCCCGATGTGCTTGACGTTCTCGGACTTCGCGAAGAAGACCAGGCGCAGACGTTGCCTTCGGATTCGGTGCAGAAGAAAACATACTACCAGCCCCTGGCGTTATTACCCATCGCCTACCTGGAAGCCAAAAGCCAGAAACGCGTGGCCACGGTAGAGGCGTTCAAAACCTTAACGGCCTATGGTCAGTTACTGGAAAAGAATGACGACCCCGTGCCGCTGTTTTGGGCCGACTTCATGACCCTGCGTGATAAGCACATGCAGATCGTCCAAAATTTGGAGAAGGAACGGGAGGCTCCTGCGCCCTATACGGTGAACAGCACCGGCTTCGAGCAGGAGCGCCTCGCGATGGATGAATACACGCGGAACCTGCATGCCGCCTGGATAAAAAAAATGCAGCAGGATATTTCTTTGGAAGAAGCTTTTCATATTCTTTGTGACTACATAACTACCTTCAAAAAATAG
- a CDS encoding NCS2 family permease yields MTSPPFRSLKHAHPWTEIVAGASSFMATAYIIVVNPSVLSQAGMPFAAVLTATVLVSFFSSLMMGLYARNPILVAPGMGLNAFFTFSVVMGMHVAWPVALGAVFWAGVIFFLLSVFNIRTHIVKAIPMPLRYAITAGIGLFIALIGFVNAGFIVHHPATVIGVGKLNPSLLVFLFGVLITAALIIRQVKGAVLLGMLATTLAAFTLGRWWGGPDPVVHWNGLFSAPDFSLLFSLDLVHSLQWALAPVVFAFVFTGMFDGLSTFVALSEAAHLTDENGEPRNIKRSLITDATSTLLAGLFGSSPGTAYIESAVGIEAGGRTGLTAITGALLFLPFLFLSPLLTAIPAIATAPALVLVGAYMIRPVTKIRWQHMDEAIPAFLAMVLIPFTYSITQGIIWGFLSWTVLKVSHGKTKDVPLALWIIDAFALVALTLE; encoded by the coding sequence ATGACCTCGCCGCCTTTCCGGTCCTTAAAACATGCACACCCGTGGACAGAGATCGTGGCCGGCGCTTCGTCCTTTATGGCCACCGCCTATATCATCGTGGTCAACCCTTCGGTGTTGAGCCAGGCGGGGATGCCGTTTGCCGCCGTGCTCACGGCCACCGTGCTGGTATCTTTTTTTAGCAGCCTGATGATGGGACTCTATGCGCGCAACCCCATATTGGTGGCGCCGGGCATGGGGCTGAATGCGTTCTTCACTTTTTCTGTGGTCATGGGCATGCACGTCGCGTGGCCGGTAGCGTTGGGCGCGGTGTTCTGGGCGGGCGTGATCTTCTTTTTGCTTTCGGTGTTCAATATCCGCACGCATATCGTTAAAGCGATCCCCATGCCGTTGCGCTATGCCATCACGGCCGGGATTGGGTTGTTCATTGCGCTGATCGGGTTTGTGAATGCCGGTTTCATCGTGCATCACCCGGCCACGGTGATCGGTGTGGGCAAGCTCAATCCGTCGTTGCTGGTTTTTCTTTTTGGTGTATTGATCACCGCAGCACTCATCATCCGTCAGGTGAAAGGCGCCGTGCTGTTAGGTATGCTCGCTACCACCCTGGCGGCGTTCACACTGGGGAGATGGTGGGGTGGTCCGGATCCCGTCGTGCATTGGAACGGTCTTTTCTCCGCGCCCGACTTCAGTTTGCTTTTTTCACTCGACCTGGTTCACTCGCTGCAATGGGCATTAGCACCCGTCGTGTTTGCCTTTGTCTTTACGGGCATGTTCGATGGACTTTCCACCTTCGTCGCGCTTTCCGAAGCCGCCCACCTCACCGACGAGAACGGCGAACCGCGAAATATAAAACGTTCGTTGATTACCGACGCGACGTCTACCCTGCTGGCGGGCTTGTTCGGCTCCAGCCCGGGTACGGCCTACATTGAATCGGCCGTGGGCATCGAAGCCGGCGGACGCACAGGATTGACCGCCATCACGGGCGCGCTATTGTTCTTGCCGTTCTTATTTCTGTCGCCATTGCTCACGGCCATTCCCGCGATCGCCACAGCGCCGGCGTTGGTTTTGGTTGGTGCGTACATGATCCGCCCGGTCACAAAAATTCGCTGGCAACATATGGACGAGGCCATCCCCGCGTTTCTCGCCATGGTGCTCATCCCTTTCACCTACTCCATCACGCAAGGCATCATTTGGGGATTTCTCAGTTGGACTGTGTTGAAAGTCAGTCACGGCAAAACAAAAGACGTGCCCCTCGCCCTTTGGATCATCGATGCCTTTGCCCTGGTGGCGCTTACTTTAGAATAA